The following is a genomic window from Onthophagus taurus isolate NC chromosome 1, IU_Otau_3.0, whole genome shotgun sequence.
TGCCAAAGCTGCAAATGTTGAAGATCCATGAGGACGTATTGTTCTTGTTATACCTTGAGATGTCGCATCTACAAcctttatataataattaataattaagaagtTATGATCAGTTGTAAATAACGCCTGGCTTATTTCCTTGTTCAGTATTAACAAGAATATACCTAGGATTATTCCTTTCGCTAACTCAACAGAAATTTGTAGCTCAGTTAGAGGTGTTTTAATAACTTGTTCACATCGTTGCGTATTAAGTGGTCTAGTTAAAGGTTTTGTTCCAACAATTAATTGAGTTAACACACCAGGTTTCCCTCTGACTTAGATATTCCAtctttttgattaaatattttcttgtgGTCCAACATTTCTTGTTCGAATTGATGGTGCCGGATTTGTAGGGgtgtattgatttttatagtCGCACCTGATGCTAAAGTTTTAACTTGTCGCAGTTTGTCACTGTTTGTGTCACTCTAGTGCCTGATATGTTTTCACCAAAATCACAACTTACATTCCTGAACTTCCAGCCTGTTGTGTAGTCTGTACAAAACTTTGAGGTGTTATACTTTGAATGCCCTAAGGCTGCGACGAAGCTGTTAACTTTTTGATGAAGTTGcctttgttttaataattgagTTAGTTCACTATCAGCTACTGGAGTGTTGGCTCGTTTATTTATACCAGCTGTTCCTTGTTTTACATaccaaaaatgaataaattttgtgatttcttGAGCGATAGAACTGATTATCTAGCATGGACATAAAAGTGATCTCATCCGCAAGAGCCGGGTCCAGTAAAGAGAGGAGATGAAAAGTCACTTATCTTTAGCATACCACATTCACGTTCATTTAAATAACGATCTTTTAGGCATAAAATACTATATTCCGTGTTTACAGAAAAAAGTTCCAACCTTACCACGTAATGGtatataaatgttaataaattggATGTTGTGAGAAAGATAAAGCGTTTGTTTGGGAGTGTAATGCAATAAATAGTGTGTGTTGGGGTGAAAATTTCTCCTAAGAAAATCGAACTCCTTTTTGGATTCGAGTCCCTGAATGATCACTGCCTAAATCATCACTGGGTTATGTTCAATATAATGGCAGTACAAGGTGATTGGTGACTTTATTGACAGTGGTTTCGAAGATGGGGGTTCCTTTACATTTCATAAAGATCGAATTTTGTGAATGCTGCATCCAGATAGACTTATTAATCTATATGTTGAAGATAAAGAATCCAGTCAAGTGTTTAATGAAGAGTGAGAGATCCACAATTAAATTGCTTCTGCCTTTCCGAATTTAGCCAAATGAagcaaaatgtttaaataaaactgatataattaaaaattatatatctaGAAAGTGATAGAATTAAGGAAAATATTTCCTAAAGCTGACAGAATTGGGCAAAATATGTCTAGATGCTGACATAATTAAGCAAAATGCTTCCAAAAGCTGACAGAATTAAACAAAGTACTTCTAAAGGTAATCAAAATTGAGCAAACTCTAATAGACGCAATTAGAAGTAAGTTTcaccaaaatcaaaatttttttggaattttaattcaataattgTCGAAACTTTTAGATGATACAGTACAAAGCAAAATCTACTAGAATATTTAGCAAACATCTAAGTAGGAGAACTGGAttgagttgaaaaaaaaaaatcataattttaaacaattcataaataaaatttttattacaacatgTAACACAACAAGAAACTTATATACACAGAAACATCAAAAACAACCTAAGCTAaagaacaacaacaataacaaaaaaaataaaaaagaggaCTAGGACACGGTTTGTAACGAAGAAGTTAACAACAAAACAACTTTTGCATCATCCAAAACTAATGAATCtaacttaaaaatcaatactatttttttaataaccctCGTGGCCATCGCCGCCACCGATATCACCACCCGCTTCATTTACGTCATAACCACCGCCATATCCGGCATCTCCACCCCCATATCCTCCCAAATCGCCGCCTCCTTCGTATCCGGAATCACCACCGATATCAGCAGCGTGAGAGCCGTATCCTCCGTCTAATCCTCCGGACCAATCACTGCCTCCATGGAGAGCTGGACCGTGACCTCCACCGATTCCAGCTCCTCCGGTGATATCTTCTTCTTCGCCTCCACCGTGTCCTCCCCCGAATCCACCACCATGACCTCCAACGCTGGAGTGGATTACGTGACCTTCATCGATGTCTCCGCTGTAACCAATAACCTTGTAGCCGCCGCCTCCGCCTCCACCAACATGTTTTGTTACGGTGTGTGTATGGTGGATGGTTTTCACTTTAAACGGTACGTGGATGACCACATGTTTGTGTCCCCTACAAAAAgaagtaattataattaagcattgttcttgaaaaaaaaagttggagttaaattaaattgggtttgatgttaataaaagacATTTATAAGAGAATTTGAAAGCTTGCGTAAATAACTGCATGCATAAATATAGTAATAGCGTCACATGGTGAACTAGGTTCGAAGAAAAAGAATCGTTTCGCTTTCTCTAGCTTGTTATAAGCATGAATAATCAATCAAAAAACGACTGCACCTATCCACTTTCATTCTGGACTTGGTAATTTCTTGGAATTTCACTAATAAATAAGTTGAGATACAAAACCTTTTGATCTTAAAGAGGTTAATGAtggtaataaaatttggtacttTAGAAAGATTGTTTACTAGaactatgaaaatttctctcGTATTCAACTTCGTCCTAACAACGTCTggtacaacttttaattattaagatgattgtaaaagaattaattaggATGGATAAACTAATCCATACATAAATACTTTTTAggaaatttgttgtaaattgaattgaattgattttttttaatacataccctccaccaccaccacctccAGCAATACAAGCGCCAGCTAAGAGGATAACCATACAGGATCCAAcctgaaacataaaaaatccATTATAAATCTTCCAATAATTTTCGTAGCATCATAAATGTTTATGACGATATTAACTTACAAGAAGTCGATGAGCCATCTTAACAAATTGAGTGCGTAATCCCCCGGACGGAAGAAGAAACTGAAGACGTTAACTTCGCGAAGGCCGATCGATTTGTGCCTTGATCACCGGGATCCATCCCATATTTATACCGACCGTGAATTTTGAGGGaaagaaaggaaaaataaTTGGGTTGCGAGGAGTGTGCATAGAGGAAAGGTTGGGGCTCCTCTCAGTTTCTCTCTCTGTCTTGAGCTCGTTCCGTTCGGCTCGTTCTTGAACTTGCGGATTAGAGAACGGCCAAACCGAGAACTGTATCAGCAGCTTTCCAAGTTCAGTGAACCAATTGAGTTTGCCGTTTCGGATGGACCCAAACGCCGCCCGTACTTTCCCTTTTAAATCTGAAAGCCATTTCTaatcagtttttttttgcgaTAGTTGTGGGTCTGGTCTAACTGTGGAATGTTTGCTATCTTCAAATTCAATTAGAAATTGAGATTAAAAAGAGATTGAATGAAATTGATGGAAAGATATTTGATAGGAAAAGTTGattacagtaaaatctcgatattaCGGATTAATatggaaatgaaaaatttgtaatttgcactttaaactgGTTGAGTGAATAATTTTCATGTACACAAATTTGAACAGTTATTCACACCATtgtgttttttatttgttagttcaataaaagtatacaaCAATCAAACGCTGAATAAGCAtaaaaactagagctaacactagcattagaactaacactataactagaactagaaacatttgggtttagccgtgcgtcgcttaagacggctaaatccgaatgattctagttctagatatggttctagaaatggaaatataaaacaatctattggtgaataacaattaaaactagaactaacactagacctagaactagaaacattcgggtttagccgcacgtctctcaagacggctaaaccggaatgattcttgttctaggtcttttgttagttctagtgatagtgctagtgtaaaactagactaGCTAGACtaagactaacactagacttagaactag
Proteins encoded in this region:
- the LOC111414895 gene encoding uncharacterized protein; the encoded protein is MAHRLLVGSCMVILLAGACIAGGGGGGGGHKHVVIHVPFKVKTIHHTHTVTKHVGGGGGGGYKVIGYSGDIDEGHVIHSSVGGHGGGFGGGHGGGEEEDITGGAGIGGGHGPALHGGSDWSGGLDGGYGSHAADIGGDSGYEGGGDLGGYGGGDAGYGGGYDVNEAGGDIGGGDGHEGY